A portion of the Cryptomeria japonica chromosome 5, Sugi_1.0, whole genome shotgun sequence genome contains these proteins:
- the LOC131875777 gene encoding uncharacterized protein LOC131875777 — translation MRRLLESLRKRTLQAEKPVKIESTSPEASSPKKKQTRNVSPSSGFAKSTESPAKPSSKGEKRKKDKITRVYVFVKDDEETESDEEVKKIKTKGTKATKVSKEKPSSEGQASKKVKTNSNKSDIGAEKRMKKKPERVYVVAIAEEETKSDEAVREVKKSATFSRVVKKQPTDEGQPSKKQKVEAEQSRRS, via the exons ATGCGTAGACTATTGGAATCTCTAAGGAAGAGAACTCTGCAAGCTGAGAAACCAGTGAAGATTGAATCAACTAGTCCAGAAGCCTCTTCTCCTAAGAAAAAGCAGACTAGAAATGTCTCTCCCTCATCTGGTTTTGCCAAATCAACAGAATCTCCAGCCAAGCCATCTAGTAAgggtgagaagaggaagaaagacaaAATCACAAGGGTGTATGTGTTTGTAAAGGATGATGAGGAGACTGAATCtgatgaagaggtaaagaaaataaagACCAAGGGCACCAAAGCCACAAAAGTATCTAAGGAAAAGCCCTCTAGTGAAGGCCAAGCTAGCAAGAAGGTAAAGACAAATTCTAATAAGTCAGATAT TGGAGCTgagaagaggatgaaaaagaagccAGAAAGAGTCTATGTGGTAGCCATTGCAGAAGAAGAGACaaaatctgatgaagcagtgaGGGAAGTTAAGAAGAGTGCTACTTTTTCCAGGGTAGTCAAGAAGCAACCAACTGATGAAGGTCAGCCTAGCAAGAAGCAGAAAGTTGAAGCTGAGCAATCTAGAAGATCTTGA